TTAATTTAAATATCAAATTTATGAAAACACTAATTTTTACATGTATGTGTGCTTTATCCTTTCTGATAGGAAATTCACAAACCGAAATCTCGGGAGACGTTAAAGATAGTTCTGGAAATCCCATTCCTGGAGCTAATGTTGTCATTAAAGGAAGTAGTTCTGGAACTACTACAGATTTTGACGGAAATTATAATTTTACAACTAATTTATCTGGTGCACAAACCATTCAGGTATCTTATATTGGCTTTACTTCACATGAAGAGGCTATTAATTTAGAAGGCACACCAATATCTTTAAATGTGGTTTTGACGGAAGCCGTTGGTGTTTTAGATGAAGTTGTACTAACGTCATCAAGTACCTTTAGGTCTCAGAAACAAGCACCGTTATCTATAAGCTCAATAAAGCAAACTGAGATAATTAAACTTTCAGCCAATAGCCAAGCGGATATTTTACGCAGTGTACCTGGTATTACTGCCGAAGGTGGTGGGGGTGAAACGGCAAGTAATATTTTTGTAAGAGGACTTCCATCTGGTGGACAGTATGTATTTAATCCTTTACAATATGATGGTATGCCTTTGATAAGTTCATTCGGATTGAATTCATCAGCTCATGATGTTTATGCGAGACCAGATATTGGTTTTAAAGGAGTTGAATTTGTTCGAGGAGGGTCTGCGGTTCTTTATGGTGCTGGTTCTGTTGCAGGTATAATTAACTATACAAGTAAAACAGGTGATTCAAATCCTGGTAATATGATAAATGTAGAAGTAGCAAATCAAGGAAGAATTAAAACTGATTTTTATAGTGGTGGACGATTAGGTGGTGAAGATTCAAATACATTCTATGCTTTTACTGGCTTTGTACGACATGATAATGGACCAATAGATGTTGGGCTACCAACCAAAGGGGTACAATTTAGAGGGAATATAAAAAAGAAATTCGAAAATGGTTCATTTACACTGCATGGACAATTTATTAATGATAATGCTCAATTTTATCTTCCTTTACCACTTTCTGGTGGAAACAGAGAAAGAATTAATGGTAACGATGGTAAACCTGTTGAACAATTATTAACTGGCTCTTTAGCAAATACATCATTCAATACACCAGGTGGGGTTTATAACAGTCCCATAGCTAATGGAGTTTCTACAAAAGGTGGATATCTTTTAGCAGACTTTGATTATAATTTTAGTGACGATCTTAAATTGAAATCAAAAGTTAAATACGCTAACTATCAGCATAATTTTGCTTTATATGTAGGTGGAAATGGTAACAATGGAAATCCTATTACTTTAAATAATTATATGGAAAGTATAGCTCCAGGAAACCTTGGATATACTGCTCGTTATCAAAGTGGTGATCCGAACCAACAAATAAGTGGTACTGATTTGGTAATTGATAATTTGGAAGTAGATCGTTTACGTCCAATGACTGATTATTCAGGAGAAATCAATTTGACGAAAAGAATTGAAACATCTAATGGTGGAAGCCATAATATAACCGTTGGTTCTTTTATTGCACGTAGTGAGGCAGAAGATGTTAATTATCAATACAGAGTATTAACTGAATTTAATAATGACCCTAGACTTGTTAATTTGAGTTATACAAATGCAAGTGGTGAAAATGTTGTTTATTCTGAGGGTGGATTGTATAACCGTATTGGACAAACAGCAAATAATTATTTATCACAAAATAGAGTAGCATTGTATGTAACGGATGAGATGATTTTTGATAAATGGCGTTTTGATATTGGATTTAGATGGGAAAATACGGATGGACAAAATAATAAAGGAGGAATTACATCTGAAACCGTTTATAATGGTGCTGATTTAACACCTGAATTGAGTAATGTACAATCTGCTGATGGCTCTTTTTTAAGAACTAAAGTAGAAGCAAATGCATGGGCAGTTTCTTTAGCCGGTTTATATGAGTTATCTGAAACTACAAATTTATATGCCAACTTTTCTAAAGGATATTTCTTTCCACAGTTAAGAGGTTTTGCACCTGTACCAGGTATAGCAGAAAGTAAGTACGATCCTGAAAATATAATTCAGTTTGAGGCTGGTGCTAAGTTTGGAAATAGTAAGTTCTCAGGTTCTTTTGCTGGGTATTATGTAGGTCTTAAAGATCGTGTTTCAATTCGTCAAGCTATTGTTGGTGGTCAATTGATTGATCAAACAAGAGCAGAACAAAACACAAGAACAATTGGTGTTGAAGCAACATGGGATTATGAAATCGTTGAGAATTTGAATCTTCGTGGAACTGCTACATATCAAGATCATGAAATTACAAAAAATATAGACTATGATCTTGTAAATGGAACAAATGCTGAAGCCAATGTTGGTAATGAACTTGCAAGACAACCAAACTTTTTGGGTGGATTAGGATTATACTATGACAATTCTGCGTTTGATGCTAATTTCGGTTTCAACTATACCGGTAAGAAATTTACAGATGATACAAATAATATTGAATTAGACGCCATTAACATTGGTCGTTTAGCTGCTGGATATACGTTTGCAAAACAAGACAGTAATCAATCTGTTCGCTTAGGTTTCTCAGTGTTTAATTTATTTGATAGTTCTGGAATTACAGAAGGTAATCCAAGAGCAGGTGCTGCAGGTCAGACAGAGTCTGAGTTTTTTGTAGGAAGACCAATTTTACCGAGAAGAGTATTCTTAACAGCAACATTTAATTTCTAAAATTTGAGTTAGTTTCTTTAGTAAATGTTGGAGTACATTGATGGATATTGGATTTCCATCCAACAGACATCTTTGTACTCTTTTTTCACTCTATTTATCCATAAATTTTATTATATGCACGAAAATTTAATTAAAAAGGCAAAGCAAATTCTTACTGAGAATTATCAACCAAGTGGTTTCACCTTACCTTGTAAGAATTTATATCCCTTTCAATGGTTATGGGATTCAGGTTTTATAGCAATAGGTTTTGCTCATTTTGATATGCCTAAAGCAAAACAAGAGATTTCGACGTTGCTAGATGCTCAATGGGAAAATGGTTTTATACCACATATTATTTTCCATACTGATACGGATACCTATTTTCCTGGTGCAGATTTTCACCGTTCAGATTTACATCCGTTATCATCAAAAAAATACAAATCTACAGGGATGACACAACCGCCCGTTACTGGTTTTGTATTAGAAGAAATGTATAATATCAGTACCGATAAAGAAGATTTACTTACCTATATTGAATCTGAAATTGATAAGGTGTTTGATAACCATCGCTATTTTTATGAACAAAGAGATATTAATAATGAAGGTCTTGTGTATATTTACCATAACTGGGAGTCTGGTACCGATAATTCGCCAATTTGGGATGATATTTGGGCTACGGTTGATTCGCCAAGATATGATTTTAAAAGAAGAGATACTTCGCATGTTGACGCCTCTCAACGCCCTTCGAAAAGAGAGTATGATCATTATTTACA
The nucleotide sequence above comes from Aureibaculum algae. Encoded proteins:
- a CDS encoding TonB-dependent receptor, whose amino-acid sequence is MKTLIFTCMCALSFLIGNSQTEISGDVKDSSGNPIPGANVVIKGSSSGTTTDFDGNYNFTTNLSGAQTIQVSYIGFTSHEEAINLEGTPISLNVVLTEAVGVLDEVVLTSSSTFRSQKQAPLSISSIKQTEIIKLSANSQADILRSVPGITAEGGGGETASNIFVRGLPSGGQYVFNPLQYDGMPLISSFGLNSSAHDVYARPDIGFKGVEFVRGGSAVLYGAGSVAGIINYTSKTGDSNPGNMINVEVANQGRIKTDFYSGGRLGGEDSNTFYAFTGFVRHDNGPIDVGLPTKGVQFRGNIKKKFENGSFTLHGQFINDNAQFYLPLPLSGGNRERINGNDGKPVEQLLTGSLANTSFNTPGGVYNSPIANGVSTKGGYLLADFDYNFSDDLKLKSKVKYANYQHNFALYVGGNGNNGNPITLNNYMESIAPGNLGYTARYQSGDPNQQISGTDLVIDNLEVDRLRPMTDYSGEINLTKRIETSNGGSHNITVGSFIARSEAEDVNYQYRVLTEFNNDPRLVNLSYTNASGENVVYSEGGLYNRIGQTANNYLSQNRVALYVTDEMIFDKWRFDIGFRWENTDGQNNKGGITSETVYNGADLTPELSNVQSADGSFLRTKVEANAWAVSLAGLYELSETTNLYANFSKGYFFPQLRGFAPVPGIAESKYDPENIIQFEAGAKFGNSKFSGSFAGYYVGLKDRVSIRQAIVGGQLIDQTRAEQNTRTIGVEATWDYEIVENLNLRGTATYQDHEITKNIDYDLVNGTNAEANVGNELARQPNFLGGLGLYYDNSAFDANFGFNYTGKKFTDDTNNIELDAINIGRLAAGYTFAKQDSNQSVRLGFSVFNLFDSSGITEGNPRAGAAGQTESEFFVGRPILPRRVFLTATFNF